The Pseudomonas sp. S06B 330 genome contains the following window.
AATGCGCGTCATCACGCATTATGGCGGCACAGCGCCGGGAGATAGTCAGCATGAGCGTCGAATCCTTCACCCCCGTAGCTTTGCAGTTCACTGAGGGTGCAGCGCACAAGGTGAAGACCCTGGTCGATGAAGAAGGCAATGATCGCCTGAAGTTACGAGTGTTCGTGACTGGCGGCGGTTGCTCGGGTTTTCAGTATGGTTTTACTTTCGATGAAGACGTCGCTGAAGACGACACTATCGTTGAGCGCGAAGGCGTGGCCCTGGTGGTCGATCCGATGAGTTTCCAGTACCTGGCAGGAGCTGAGGTGGATTACCAGGAAGGCCTGGAAGGCTCACGTTTTGTCATCAAGAACCCGAATGCCAGCACCACATGTGGTTGCGGTTCGTCGTTCTCGATCTGATCGTTAGGTAAGTTGCACCGCAAACGCCGCGCTAATGCGCGGCGTTTTGCTGTGTGCGGGTCAGGCTGGGTAGATTGCGCCGAGCACCCGCAGCCCGCGAGCGCCAGTAACGCTGGGGCGATTGCCGGGAATGCCTTGCAGGCAGCAATGGGCGAGCCAGGCAAAGGCCATGGCCTCGACCCAGTCGGGATCAATGCCATGAGCGGCTGTGCTACTGACCTGTGCGTGGGGTAGAAGCACGGCCAGACGGTCCATCAGTGCACCGTTGTGCGCGCCTCCTCCGCAGACCAGCAGCGCCTGGGTGTCTTCCTGGGCGGCCTGCAAGGAGCTGACTATGCTGTGGGCGGTGAGCTCCAGCAACGTAGCCTGGACGTCAGCATCGGCAATCGCCGGTTGTGTCGTCAGATGGCCCATCAACCACGGCAGGTTAAAGACTTCACGGCCTGTGCTCTTCGGTCCGGTGCCGGCAAAGAACGAGTCGCTGAGCAGGCTAGCAAGCAAGCCAGTGTGCACCTGGCCACTGGCCGCCCAGCTACCATTGGCATCGTAGCTGTGGCCTTGCTTTTGGTGAATCCAGGCGTCGAGTAAAACGTTGCCTGGGCCGCAGTCGAAGCCGCTGACCGGTTTGTCCTGCTCGATCAGGCTGAGGTTGCTGAACCCACCGACGTTGAGCACGGCCAAACGTTGCCCTTGATGCTCGAACAACGCTTCATGAAAGGCCGGGACCAGCGGCGCGCCTTGGCCTCCCGCAGCAACGTCACGGCGCCGAAAGTCTCCGACGACACAGATGCCGCTGAGCTCAGCGAGCAAGGCCGGGTTGCCGATCTGCACGGTGAAGCCGCGTGCCGGTTCATGGCGGATGGTCTGGCCGTGGCTGCCGATGGCGCGAATGTCGGCGGCGGTAAGGCCTTGGGCTGCCAGCAGATGTTCGATTCCCTGCGCTGCCAAACGCACCCACTGTGCCTCAGCCAGTGCTGCGCGGGCGATTTCGTCAGCACCACTGGCGCACAGGCCCAGCAGATCCTGGCGCAGGCTGGCGGGCATGGGAATGTAGTGTGTCGCGAGCAGGTGGGTGTCCTGCCCCTGTTTGATCAAGGCAATGTCCAGGCCATCGAGGCTGGTCCCGGACATCACTCCCAAGTAAAGAGCCATTGCTTAGCGCTTGTTGGAGGCGAGCATGGTGGCTTTTTCCTGGTTCATGCGTGCCACCAGCGGTTGGCTTTGCTGCAGGAAGCGTTGACGCTCGGCCTTGGCGATCGGATCGGCCATTGGCAGCTT
Protein-coding sequences here:
- the erpA gene encoding iron-sulfur cluster insertion protein ErpA; translation: MSVESFTPVALQFTEGAAHKVKTLVDEEGNDRLKLRVFVTGGGCSGFQYGFTFDEDVAEDDTIVEREGVALVVDPMSFQYLAGAEVDYQEGLEGSRFVIKNPNASTTCGCGSSFSI
- a CDS encoding anhydro-N-acetylmuramic acid kinase → MALYLGVMSGTSLDGLDIALIKQGQDTHLLATHYIPMPASLRQDLLGLCASGADEIARAALAEAQWVRLAAQGIEHLLAAQGLTAADIRAIGSHGQTIRHEPARGFTVQIGNPALLAELSGICVVGDFRRRDVAAGGQGAPLVPAFHEALFEHQGQRLAVLNVGGFSNLSLIEQDKPVSGFDCGPGNVLLDAWIHQKQGHSYDANGSWAASGQVHTGLLASLLSDSFFAGTGPKSTGREVFNLPWLMGHLTTQPAIADADVQATLLELTAHSIVSSLQAAQEDTQALLVCGGGAHNGALMDRLAVLLPHAQVSSTAAHGIDPDWVEAMAFAWLAHCCLQGIPGNRPSVTGARGLRVLGAIYPA